In Vicia villosa cultivar HV-30 ecotype Madison, WI unplaced genomic scaffold, Vvil1.0 ctg.000349F_1_1, whole genome shotgun sequence, the following proteins share a genomic window:
- the LOC131627108 gene encoding sufE-like protein 2, chloroplastic, translated as MVYPIPKATAISPLLTLPPPSSHFSSKPNAAVKLKLSVKPSFNNTLTASSSTPSPSHGVTDKLNGLASEFSSLSEPIDRVKRLLHYASLLPPLDRSDRVPENRVSGCSTEIWVVARMDSRRKMRFKADSDSEISKGFCWCLVWMLDGAEPEEVLTVENDDLMRMNLGLNNVKSRSRINTWHNVFFAMQKATQDLI; from the coding sequence ATGGTATATCCAATTCCAAAAGCAACGGCAATTTCCCCCTTATTAACCTTACCGCCGCCTTCTTCGCATTTCTCCTCCAAACCTAACGCCGCCGTTAAACTCAAACTCTCCGTTAAACCTTCTTTCAACAACACATTAACAGCCTCCTCCTCAACACCGTCGCCATCTCACGGCGTCACGGACAAGCTCAACGGCCTCGCCTCCGAATTCTCGTCTCTCTCGGAACCAATCGACCGAGTCAAACGCCTATTGCACTACGCGTCTCTCTTGCCTCCGTTAGACCGGTCCGACCGGGTTCCGGAGAATCGTGTATCCGGTTGCTCGACGGAGATTTGGGTGGTGGCGCGTATGGATTCAAGGAGGAAGATGAGATTTAAGGCGGATAGCGATTCGGAGATTTCGAAGGGGTTCTGTTGGTGCTTGGTTTGGATGCTGGACGGGGCGGAGCCGGAGGAAGTGCTTACGGTGGAGAATGATGATTTGATGAGAATGAATTTAGGGTTGAATAATGTTAAGTCGCGTTCGAGGATTAACACGTGGCATAACGTTTTCTTTGCCATGCAGAAAGCTACTCAAGATTTGATTTAA